A single Lactuca sativa cultivar Salinas chromosome 8, Lsat_Salinas_v11, whole genome shotgun sequence DNA region contains:
- the LOC111900770 gene encoding glycine-rich cell wall structural protein 1, which translates to MSIMKVMVVLLVLFNFYFPASSAPLASNLNSGNPSEKMKEKQKGESNDSVTGGEVGTVKQSKLAHAGARGGGGGHSAGGGGGGGHSAGGGGDGGGGQSSSSSRGGGAAVIPVFAAGAAGAAGQRNNHRSAAGICSRCRKDMILIDVATTLALVLLRISV; encoded by the exons ATGAGTATAATGAAGGTGATGGTGGTTCTCTTGGTTCTCTTCAACTTCTATTTTCCTGCATCATCTGCTCCTCTTGCAAGCAATTTGAACtcag GAAATCCGTCGGAAAAAATGAAAGAGAAACAAAAAGGTGAATCCAACGATTCCGTAACTGGTGGTGAAGTTGGAACCGTAAAGCAGAGTAAACTTGCTCATGCCGGTGCAAGAGGTGGAGGTGGCGGGCACTCGGCCGGAGGCGGCGGAGGTGGCGGGCACTCGGCCGGAGGCGGCGGCGACGGAGGTGGTGGacagtcttcctcttcttcacgaGGAGGAGGCGCGGCGGTCATACCTGTATTTGCGGCTGGAGCTGCCGGTGCAGCTGGTCAACGCAACAATCACCGTAGTGCTGCCGGTATTTGTAGCCGGTGCCGGAAAGACATGATTCTGATCGACGTAGCTACCACTTTAGCATTAGTTTTACTGCGTATCTCTGTGTAA
- the LOC128127681 gene encoding uncharacterized protein LOC128127681, whose translation MDSDDSNSSNDNEECVMEEDREFEMLCGLALKGIILARNLRTPCHTSDRTGHMFITEVLNGHRRRCYELFRLNVPVFRQLCLDLATNYGLQQSRKVSIEESVGIFLMTLAHGCSNRFVQEFFNHSGETIHRHFHTVLEAVLKLSADIIKPDANYNDDVPEYILNNPRYYPMFKDCIGAIDGTHVRASVPQKDEVKYIGRKGYATQNIMAVCDFNMCFTFVWAGWEGTAHDTRIFNEALQRPNLNFPYPTGDKYYVVDAGYPNTRGYLAPYKGTNIRYHLPDFRRGHTAAIREPRGPKEKFNYLHSSLRNIIERTFGVWKARWALLRDMHVNYKYKNQVKIVIASMAIHNYIRKVGRFDEAFNRAQQESYNPVRGDTSSDVYEEGPSTRRTSNDDLYMAARRDIIAQDIITLRR comes from the exons ATGGATAGTGATGATTCTAATTCATCAAATGATAATGAAGAATGTGTAATGGAAGAGGATAGAGAATTTGAAATGTTATGTGGATTAGCTTTGAAAGGGATAATACTCGCTCGTAACTTACGTACACCATGTCACACTTCAGATCGCACAGGGCACATGTTTATTACAGAAGTACTAAATGGCCATCGTAGACGTTGTTATGAGTTGTTTAGACTTAACGTACCGGTTTTTAGACAGTTATGCTTAGATCTTGCTACAAATTACGGGTTACAACAAAGCCGAAAAGTATCTATAGAGGAGTCTGTAGGAATATTCTTGATGACTTTGGCGCATGGGTGTAGCAATAGATTTGTGCAAGAATTTTTTAATCATTCAGGGGAAACGATTCACAGGCATTTCCATACAGTTTTGGAAGCCGTGCTAAAACTGAGTGCCGACATCATCAAGCCAGACGCAAACTATAATGATGATGTTCccgaatatatattaaataacccTCGGTATTATCCAATGTTCAAG GATTGCATTGGTGCTATAGATGGGACACACGTTAGGGCATCAGTTCCACAAAAAGATGAAGTGAAGTACATTGGTCGAAAAGGATATGCAACACAAAATATAATGGCTGTTTGTGATTTTAACATGTGCTTTACATTTGTTTGGGCCGGTTGGGAGGGGACTGCACACGATACAAGAATTTTCAATGAAGCCTTACAGAGACCAAATCTTAATTTTCCCTATCCAACGGGTG ATAAATATTACGTTGTTGATGCTGGATATCCAAATACGAGAGGGTATCTTGCTCCATACAAAGGCACAAATATTCGTTATCATTTACCAGATTTTCGACGTGGACACACGGCTGCTATTCGAGAACCTCGTGGACCGAAAGAGAAATTTAACTATCTCCATTCATCATTACGAAATATCATTGAACGAACTTTTGGAGTGTGGAAAGCTAGGTGGGCGTTATTAAGAGACATGCATGTTAATTACAAGTACAAGAACCAAGTGAAAATTGTGATAGCATCGATGGCGATCCATAACTACATTCGAAAGGTTGGTAGGTTTGATGAAGCGTTTAATAGGGCACAACAAGAATCCTACAATCCCGTACGGGGTGATACCAGTAGTGATGTTTATGAAGAAGGTCCAAGTACACGTCGCACGAGCAATGATGATTTATATATGGCAGCGAGACGGGATATTATTGCACAAGATATAATCACATTACGTAGATGA
- the LOC128127988 gene encoding uncharacterized protein LOC128127988 — translation MKKEWKLYDRLMRLETGLGGTRSLIDASSEWWEEKIKENKDYVKFRNTDLSIFDEKYAFLFRDSVAVGDQTMTPLQFQNNSNPNEENMEGKGDSDEINLDDDEPLFTSLNESSSSKRKRSKSVSNNHPTKSKNSIYEEKVDALLDAISSKSTQTYPQNNPSPTIADCMAIVIKFPDFREGSNNFSQALFVFTKKQNREAFMFPTTDEAKMEFLKLLMK, via the exons ATGAAAAAAGAGTGGAAGCTTTATGACCGCTTAATGAGACTTGAAACCGGACTCGGTGGGACGAGAAGCCTAATAGATGCGTCCTCCGAGTGGTGGGAGGAGAAAATAAAG GAGAATAAAGATTATGTCAAATTTAGGAACACAGATTTGAGCATATTTGATGAGAAATATGCTTTTTTGTTTCGGGATTCTGTTGCCGTTGGAGATCAGACTATGACTCCATTACAATTTCAAAACAATAGCAATCCAAACGAAGAAAATATGGAGGGCAAAGGAGATAGTGATGAAATCAATTTAGATGATGATGAGCCTCTTTTTACTAGTCTCAATGAAAGTAGTTCAAGTAAAAGGAAGAGGTCTAAGTCTGTTTCCAACAACCATCCAACCAAGAGTAAAAATTCTATTTATGAAGAAAAAGTTGATGCTTTATTGGATGCCATATCATCAAAAAGCACACAAACTTATCCACAAAATAATCCGTCCCCAACAATAGCAGATTGCATGGCCATTGTCATCAAGTTCCCCGATTTTCGTGAAGGGTCCAACAATTTTTCACAAGCCTTGTTTGTCTTCACCAAAAAGCAAAACCGTGAAGCTTTTATGTTTCCAACGACCGACGAAGCCAAGATGGAGTTTCTTAAGTTACTTATGAAATAA